A genome region from Sphingobacteriaceae bacterium GW460-11-11-14-LB5 includes the following:
- a CDS encoding 50S ribosomal protein L23 → MDILKKPILTEKASALTEKSNRFTFSVNHKANKIQIKQAIEKLYGVTIVAVNTMVVDGKAKSRYTKAGFVSGRSPKYKKAIVTLKDGETIDYYATL, encoded by the coding sequence ATGGACATTTTAAAAAAACCAATATTAACCGAAAAAGCTTCAGCTTTAACTGAGAAATCTAACCGTTTCACGTTTAGCGTTAACCACAAGGCTAACAAAATCCAGATTAAACAAGCCATTGAGAAATTGTACGGTGTAACCATCGTTGCAGTGAACACTATGGTTGTTGATGGAAAAGCTAAATCTCGTTACACTAAAGCAGGTTTTGTATCTGGCCGTAGCCCGAAATACAAAAAAGCAATCGTAACGTTAAAAGACGGCGAAACAATAGATTATTACGCAACCCTTTAA
- a CDS encoding 50S ribosomal protein L4, translating to MEVKVLNISGKETGAKVQLPESVFGIEPNDHAIYLDVKQYLANQRQGTHKSKQRNEIAGSTRKLYKQKGTGGARAGSIKSPLFNGGGRVFGPQPRDYSFKLNKKLKSLARKSALAYKAKDNNVVVLEDFNFDTIKTKNYTSLLAALNVGTQKTLLVLPAQNNNIYLSSRNVQKTKVIAAADLNTYDVLNAGVLVLTADSVKTLEEAFAK from the coding sequence ATGGAAGTTAAAGTATTAAACATTTCAGGTAAAGAAACAGGTGCCAAGGTGCAACTTCCTGAATCGGTATTTGGTATCGAGCCTAACGACCACGCGATTTATTTAGATGTAAAACAGTATTTGGCTAACCAACGTCAAGGTACTCACAAATCTAAACAACGTAATGAGATTGCTGGTTCAACTCGCAAACTATACAAACAAAAAGGTACAGGTGGTGCCCGTGCTGGTAGCATTAAATCTCCGTTATTTAACGGTGGTGGTCGTGTTTTCGGTCCTCAGCCACGTGATTACAGTTTTAAATTGAACAAGAAATTAAAATCATTAGCACGTAAATCTGCTTTAGCATATAAAGCAAAAGATAACAACGTGGTAGTTTTAGAAGATTTCAACTTCGATACAATTAAAACTAAAAACTATACAAGTTTATTGGCTGCGTTAAACGTAGGTACTCAAAAAACTTTATTGGTTTTACCTGCACAAAATAATAATATCTATTTATCAAGCAGAAACGTTCAGAAAACTAAAGTGATTGCTGCAGCAGATTTGAATACTTATGATGTATTAAACGCTGGTGTACTTGTGTTAACTGCTGATTCTGTTAAAACTTTGGAGGAGGCATTTGCCAAATAA
- a CDS encoding 50S ribosomal protein L3, with protein sequence MSGIIGKKVGMTSIFDAEGRNIPCTVIEAGPCVVTQVKTEEKDGYSSIQLGYDEKKEKNTTQPLKGHFAKANTTPKRKLVEFDSFTTSLNLGDVVTVDAFAEGDFVDVVGTSKGKGFQGVVKRHGFAGVGMQTHGQHNRLRAPGSLGASSFPSRVFKGMRMAGRTGGDRVKVQNLQVLKVYAEQNLLVVSGSIPGAKGSYVILDK encoded by the coding sequence ATGTCAGGAATTATTGGAAAAAAAGTAGGAATGACCAGTATCTTTGATGCCGAAGGAAGAAACATTCCTTGTACGGTAATCGAGGCTGGGCCTTGTGTAGTTACACAAGTAAAGACCGAAGAAAAAGACGGGTATTCATCAATCCAATTGGGTTACGATGAGAAAAAAGAGAAAAACACAACTCAACCGTTAAAAGGCCATTTCGCGAAAGCAAACACAACTCCGAAACGCAAGCTGGTAGAATTCGATTCGTTTACAACTTCACTTAATTTAGGTGATGTAGTAACCGTTGACGCATTCGCAGAAGGCGATTTTGTTGATGTTGTAGGTACCTCAAAAGGTAAAGGTTTTCAAGGTGTTGTAAAACGCCACGGATTTGCCGGTGTTGGTATGCAGACTCACGGTCAGCATAACCGTTTACGTGCCCCAGGTTCATTGGGAGCATCATCATTCCCTTCACGTGTATTCAAAGGAATGCGCATGGCAGGAAGAACAGGTGGAGACAGGGTAAAAGTTCAGAACTTACAGGTTTTGAAAGTTTATGCTGAGCAAAACTTATTAGTAGTTAGTGGTTCCATTCCAGGAGCTAAAGGTTCTTACGTAATCTTAGACAAGTAA